A section of the Scylla paramamosain isolate STU-SP2022 chromosome 33, ASM3559412v1, whole genome shotgun sequence genome encodes:
- the LOC135089692 gene encoding vitelline membrane outer layer protein 1 homolog, translated as MRTFACLLLSLLVASCCLLTYGQIPRRLVTKTLTLSNGLDWGNMGPLEYCPEGSWAAYMQGKFEEYSFLETDETAFNALRLYCITHEEALTGFIVSTEGEKGEWQEMRSCHDSFLTSMRARVLPPQGALADDVAVQNMQLECNYGQEILTVIDGAYAKIPLGNWGEWSACPKDSAICGIQTRYNKPTIAVDDAGVSDMLLFCCALNETATITN; from the exons ATGAGGACCTTCGCGTGCCTTCTCCTGTCCCTCCTGGTGGCTTCCTGCTGCCTCCTGACGTACG gtcaAATTCCCAGGCGTTTGGTGACCAAGACCTTGACACTGAGCAATGGCCTGGACTGGGGCAACATGGGGCCTCTAGAATACTGCCCTGAAGGAAGCTGGGCGGCCTACATGcaggggaag TTCGAGGAATACTCCTTTTTGGAGACTGACGAGACCGCCTTCAACGCCCTCAGGCTGTACTGCATCACCCACGAGGAAGCCTTGACTGGTTTTATTGTATCGACAGAAGGCGAAAAGGGAGAGTGGCAGG AAATGAGATCATGTCACGATAGCTTCCTGACATCCATGCGGGCGAGGGTGCTGCCGCCGCAGGGAGCTCTGGCTGACGATGTAGCGGTGCAGAACATGCAGCTGGAATGTAACTACGGCCAGGAGATCTTGACAGTTATAGACGGTGCCTAcgccaag ATTCCCCTGGGTAATTGGGGAGAGTGGTCAGCGTGTCCCAAAGACTCTGCCATCTGCGGGATCCAG ACCCGATACAACAAACCTACGATCGCTGTGGATGATGCAGGCGTGTCTGACATGCTCTTGTTCTGCTGTGCCCTCAACGaaaccgccaccatcaccaactaA